In a single window of the Rhinolophus ferrumequinum isolate MPI-CBG mRhiFer1 chromosome 21, mRhiFer1_v1.p, whole genome shotgun sequence genome:
- the TRPV2 gene encoding transient receptor potential cation channel subfamily V member 2: MTSPSSPPAFRLETCDGGEEDGADMDKGKLGRRDGPPPMESHFQEEDRNFSPQIKVNLNYRGKGAGVSQPDPNRFDRDRLFSVVARGVPEELAGLLEYLRRTSKYLTDDVYTEGSTGKTCLMKAVLNLRDGANACILPLLQIDQDSGNPMPLVNAQCTDEYYQGHSALHIAIEKRSLQCVELLVENGADVHARACGHFFQKKSQGTCFYFGELPLSLAACTMQWDVVRYLLKNQNQPASLQATDSLGNTVLHALVMIADNSAENSKLVIQMYDSLLQAGADLCPTVQLEDISNLQGLTPLKLAAKEGKIEIFRHILQREFSGQYQPLSRKFTEWCYGPVRVSLYDLASVDSWEENSVLEVIAFHCRSPHRHRMVVLEPLNKLLQAKWDLLIPRFFFNFLCYLIYMFIFTAIAYHQPALEKAFLPMKVTAGNSMLLLGHILILFGGIYLLMSQLWYFWRRRLFIWISFMDSYFEILFLVQALLTVLSQVLCFLAIEWYLPLLVSSLVLGWLNLLYYTRGFQHTGIYSVMIQKVILRDLLRFLLVYLVFLFGFAVALVSLSREARDPGVPTSSNATEALRLQAGQEGEEDSSAPYGGILDASLELFKFTIGMGELAFQDQLRFRGVVLLLLLAYVLLTYVLLLNMLIALMSETVNSVSTDSWSIWKLQKAISVLEMENGYWWCKRKKQRAGVMLRVGTRLDGSADERWCFRVEEVNWAAWEKTLPTVFEEPSGPGIPGTMKNPAQPREDSALEEDHLPLRLLESH; this comes from the exons ATGACCTCACCCTCCAGCCCTCCGGCTTTCAGGCTGGAGACATGCGATGGAGGTGAAGAAGATGGTGCTGATATGGACAAAGGAAAGCTGGGCCGCAGAGATGGGCCACCCCCCATGGAGTCACATTTCCAGGAAGAGGATCGGAACTTCTCCCCTCAGATCAAAGTGAATCTCAACTACCGCGGAAAGGGAGCAGGTGTCAG CCAGCCGGACCCAAACCGCTTTGACCGTGATCGGCTCTTCAGCGTGGTTGCCAGGGGTGTCCCTGAGGAACTGGCTGGGCTACTAGAGTACCTTCGCCGCACCAGCAAGTATCTTACCGACGACGTGTACACAG AGGGCTCCACAGGGAAGACGTGCCTGATGAAGGCCGTGCTGAACCTTCGGGATGGGGCCAATGCCTGCATCCTGCCGCTGCTGCAGATCGACCAGGACTCTGGCAATCCCATGCCTCTGGTGAATGCCCAGTGCACAGATGAGTACTACCAAGGCCACAGTGCCCTGCACATCGCCATCGAGAAGAGGAGCCTGCAGTGTGTGGAGCTCCTGGTGGAGAATGGTGCTGACGTGCATGCCCGAGCCTGCGGCCacttttttcagaagaaaagccAAGGGACTTGTTTCTATTTTG GTGAGCTGCCCCTCTCTCTGGCTGCGTGCACCATGCAATGGGATGTAGTGCGCTACCTCCTGAAGAACCAAaaccagcctgccagcctgcagGCCACTGACTCACTGGGCAACACGGTCCTGCATGCCTTGGTGATGATCGCAGACAACTCGGCTGAGAATAGTAAACTGGTGATCCAGATGTACGACAGCCTCCTCCAAGCTGGAGCCGACCTCTGCCCCACCGTGCAACTTGAGGACATCTCCAACCTGCAGGGCCTCACGCCCCTGAAGCTGGCCGCCAAGGAGGGCAAAATCGAG attttcAGACACATCCTGCAACGGGAGTTCTCGGGACAGTACCAGCCCCTTTCCCGCAAGTTCACCGAGTGGTGCTACGGGCCTGTGCGGGTGTCGCTGTACGACCTGGCCTCTGTGGACAGCTGGGAGGAGAACTCAGTGCTGGAGGTCATCGCCTTTCATTGCAGAAGCCCG CACCGACACCGAATGGTGGTTTTGGAGCCGCTGAACAAACTGCTGCAGGCGAAATGGGACTTGCTCATCCCCAGATTCTTCTTCAACTTCCTGTGTTACTTGATCTACATGTTCATCTTCACCGCTATTGCCTACCACCAGCCTGCCCTGGAGAAG GCCTTCCTCCCCATGAAAGTGACAGCTGGAAACTCCATGCTGTTGCTGGGCCATATCCTGATCCTGTTTGGTGGCATCTACCTCCTCATGAGCCAG CTGTGGTACTTCTGGAGACGGCGTCTGTTCATCTGGATCTCGTTCATGGACAGCTACTTTGAAATCCTCTT TTTGGTCCAGGCCCTGCTCACAGTGCTGTCTCAGGTGCTGTGTTTCCTGGCCATCGAGTGGTACCTGCCCCTGCTGGTGTCCTCACTGGTGCTGGGCTGGCTGAACCTGCTTTACTATACACGTGGCTTCCAGCACACCGGCATCTACAGCGTCATGATCCAGAAG GTCATCCTGCGGGACCTGCTCCGCTTCCTTCTGGTCTACTTAGTCTTCCTCTTCGGCTTCGCTGTAG CCCTGGTGAGTCTGAGCCGTGAGGCCCGGGACCCTGGGGTCCCCACAAGCTCCAATGCCACGGAGGCACTGCGGCTGCAGGCAGGACAGGAAGGTGAGGAGGACAGCTCGGCCCCATACGGTGGCATCCTGGACGCGTCCTTGGAGCTCTTTAAGTTCACCATCGGCATGGGCGAGCTGGCGTTCCAGGACCAGCTGCGCTTCCGCggggtggtgctgctgctgctgctggcctaCGTGCTGCTCACCTACGTCCTGCTGCTCAACATGCTTATTGCCCTCATGAGCGAGACTGTCAACAGCGTCTCCACTGACAGCTGGAGCATCTGGAAGCTGCAG AAAGCCATCTCTGTCCTGGAGATGGAGAATGGCTACTGGTGGTGCAAGAGGAAGAAGCAGCGGGCAGGTGTGATGCTGAGAGTTGGCACCAGGCTGGACGGAAGCGCCGATGAGCGTTGGTGCTTCAG GGTAGAGGAAGTGAACTGGGCTGCCTGGGAGAAGACGCTGCCTACGGTGTTTGAGGAGCCTTCAGGGCCAGGCATCCCTG GCACCATGAAGaaccctgcccagcccagggaggaCAGTGCCTTGGAGGAAGATCATCTGCCCCTCCGGCTTCTGGAGTCCCACTGA